The following coding sequences lie in one Candidatus Methylomirabilis sp. genomic window:
- a CDS encoding TIGR04282 family arsenosugar biosynthesis glycosyltransferase: protein MARAPEAGQVKTRLVPPLSYEGAAELYRCLLLDKLLQVAELPGIDPYLAFTPLEARQSMLALLPEAFALIPQAGSSLGDRLHRLSAILLERGHPAAILIDSDSPTLPTSYLLDAIARLQSGTTDLVLGPAEDGGYYLIGLKRPCRALFDNIPWSGPTVLNETLHRAATQRLQVATLPSWFDVDTPEDLTRLRHDLATAGTTVAPHTRRFLFGGREG from the coding sequence ATGGCCAGGGCGCCTGAGGCGGGTCAGGTCAAGACGCGCCTCGTTCCGCCATTGAGCTATGAGGGCGCGGCTGAACTGTACCGGTGCCTTCTGCTGGATAAGCTGCTGCAGGTGGCCGAACTCCCTGGGATCGATCCGTACCTGGCCTTCACACCTCTCGAGGCAAGGCAATCGATGCTTGCGCTGTTGCCGGAGGCCTTTGCGCTGATTCCGCAAGCCGGATCGAGTCTTGGTGACCGGCTTCACCGGCTCTCAGCGATCCTCCTGGAACGAGGCCACCCGGCGGCCATCCTCATCGACAGCGACAGTCCGACCCTGCCCACGTCCTACCTGCTGGATGCGATCGCGCGACTGCAGAGCGGGACCACAGACCTCGTGCTCGGCCCGGCAGAGGACGGAGGCTATTACCTTATCGGGCTCAAGCGCCCCTGCCGAGCGCTCTTTGATAATATCCCGTGGAGCGGCCCCACAGTTCTCAATGAAACACTCCACCGCGCTGCGACGCAACGACTACAGGTTGCAACGCTCCCGTCCTGGTTCGACGTGGATACACCGGAGGATCTGACCAGGCTTCGACACGATCTGGCGACCGCCGGGACCACTGTTGCTCCCCATACGCGGCGCTTCTTGTTTGGTGGGCGGGAAGGCTGA
- a CDS encoding DNRLRE domain-containing protein: MHMRTFRLRICLAFVLLPFLGGCQSSLVGPIKLGSSSHVEFQDESKEGLTGEATVALLKQGIVGVVVGWEHSFKTGVDSKELIYNRIYRGAVKFDVDLLSKSQGKTVTKATFNYAIKDGARSSSKGSPASCVTKLLLATEDWHGIPEMDVAKAPDTIAGDLYKDGLPEKPVGSVISVDVTDAVQAWVDGTKTNHGFVFAASKEEKGLIKDSEKCWTLLDGFSLRVNFSK; the protein is encoded by the coding sequence ATGCACATGAGAACATTCCGGCTACGGATCTGTTTAGCTTTTGTTCTTTTACCGTTCCTTGGAGGGTGCCAAAGCTCTCTGGTCGGGCCGATCAAATTGGGCAGTTCCAGTCACGTTGAATTCCAAGACGAGAGCAAGGAAGGATTGACGGGAGAGGCTACCGTGGCGCTTCTTAAACAAGGGATCGTAGGTGTTGTGGTGGGTTGGGAACACTCTTTCAAAACGGGCGTTGATTCGAAGGAACTCATATATAATCGCATCTATCGAGGCGCCGTGAAATTCGATGTAGACCTGCTGAGCAAATCTCAAGGCAAGACGGTCACCAAAGCGACCTTTAACTACGCGATCAAGGATGGTGCCAGGTCATCAAGCAAAGGATCACCGGCATCATGTGTGACGAAGCTCTTGCTCGCAACAGAGGATTGGCACGGCATACCTGAGATGGATGTTGCGAAGGCGCCGGATACCATTGCCGGAGACCTCTACAAGGATGGCCTTCCTGAGAAGCCTGTCGGCTCCGTCATCAGTGTCGACGTCACTGATGCGGTGCAAGCCTGGGTAGATGGGACAAAGACGAATCATGGCTTCGTATTTGCAGCCTCTAAGGAAGAAAAAGGCCTGATCAAAGATAGCGAGAAGTGCTGGACCCTCCTGGACGGTTTTTCGCTACGGGTGAATTTCTCTAAGTAG
- a CDS encoding BrnT family toxin has translation MFDPNALTEEDEHTEDEQRFVSIGLDPVGRLLVVVYTFRGEDIRLISARWATRREWQAYEAGI, from the coding sequence CTGTTCGATCCTAATGCGCTCACAGAAGAGGATGAGCATACGGAAGATGAGCAGCGGTTCGTGTCGATAGGCCTGGATCCCGTCGGACGGCTTCTGGTGGTGGTCTACACGTTCCGGGGTGAAGACATTCGGCTGATTTCTGCACGTTGGGCAACCCGGAGAGAGTGGCAGGCGTATGAAGCGGGAATATGA
- a CDS encoding BrnA antitoxin family protein, which yields MKREYDFSRAKRGAVVPQTGKTRITIYIDDDILEAFRDRADASGRGYQTMINDALRAYLGKASPPMDEDTIRRVIREEIGKAGRLRVPA from the coding sequence ATGAAGCGGGAATATGACTTCAGCAGGGCAAAGCGGGGAGCGGTGGTTCCTCAGACCGGGAAGACACGCATCACGATCTACATCGATGATGATATCCTCGAGGCGTTTCGTGATCGAGCGGATGCCTCCGGACGTGGCTATCAGACCATGATCAATGATGCACTCCGCGCCTATCTTGGCAAGGCGAGCCCACCCATGGACGAAGACACAATCCGACGCGTAATCCGTGAGGAGATCGGAAAGGCGGGGCGCTTACGAGTGCCTGCCTAA